Proteins encoded together in one uncultured Sphaerochaeta sp. window:
- a CDS encoding YggS family pyridoxal phosphate-dependent enzyme — MIELREHYQEILESLGEAARIAGRKPSDITLMAVSKTRTYQEMLDLYSCGQFLYGENRVQEVQEKVPQARPEGMRLHLIGHLQSNKAKKAVELFDGIDSVDSLKLAKKIEGYLSRPFPILLELKTAQEESKSGFSSEDELFSALDVIMQSTYLQVRGLMTIGPLDGDEKMVRTAFSRLRKAYDAVQKRFAPPSFDTLSMGMSGDYRLAIEEGSNLVRIGTKLFGKRG, encoded by the coding sequence ATGATTGAGTTACGGGAGCACTATCAGGAAATATTGGAAAGCTTGGGTGAAGCTGCAAGGATTGCGGGGAGAAAACCAAGTGACATTACGCTGATGGCAGTAAGCAAGACCCGTACCTACCAAGAAATGCTGGACCTGTATTCGTGTGGACAGTTCCTTTATGGGGAAAATCGTGTGCAGGAAGTACAGGAGAAGGTTCCCCAAGCAAGACCGGAAGGGATGAGACTGCACCTGATAGGGCACCTGCAGTCCAATAAGGCAAAGAAAGCGGTAGAGCTCTTCGATGGAATTGATAGTGTCGATTCGCTGAAACTTGCCAAGAAAATTGAAGGATATCTTTCCCGTCCATTTCCCATCCTGCTTGAACTCAAGACAGCACAAGAAGAGTCCAAAAGTGGGTTCTCTTCTGAGGATGAGCTCTTCTCCGCACTTGATGTCATCATGCAAAGTACCTATCTCCAGGTACGTGGGTTGATGACCATTGGTCCGCTGGATGGAGATGAGAAGATGGTAAGAACAGCGTTCTCACGACTGAGAAAGGCTTATGATGCGGTGCAAAAGCGATTTGCCCCACCATCATTCGATACCCTGAGCATGGGTATGAGTGGTGACTATCGTCTGGCTATCGAGGAAGGTTCCAACCTGGTAAGGATTGGCACAAAGCTGTTCGGGAAACGGGGGTGA
- a CDS encoding RluA family pseudouridine synthase — translation MGVKNGRVDLVVESLEHPLRLDVYVASHTDIISRSTLSEADTTIELNGKTSKKSKLVRKGDRISIHFSQSFFEGIEGEDIPLTVLYEDEDLLVINKEQGMVVHPANGNIEHTLVNALVHRYGKQFCEELQDDTEDEQEVDLSSPAVRPGIVHRLDKDTSGVLVVARNRISHRHLSAQFKDRTTKKIYIALVRGVFKQRQGIIEKHLKRDPKDRKKFTTCADDEGRYAKTEYQVLRQYRGFALLRITLHTGRTHQIRVHLSKEGHPIIGDPIYGKDDGQTLMLHALLLELDNPSTGERLRFIAAMPERFRSFVDSTRPLSNSGARSQSYPTARDRG, via the coding sequence ATGGGCGTTAAGAATGGGAGGGTAGACCTCGTTGTAGAATCCTTGGAACATCCCCTTCGTTTGGATGTCTATGTTGCAAGCCATACCGATATCATCTCACGTTCTACCTTGAGTGAAGCAGACACAACGATTGAGCTCAATGGCAAGACAAGCAAGAAGAGCAAGCTTGTCAGAAAAGGTGACCGCATAAGCATCCACTTCAGCCAGTCATTCTTTGAAGGAATTGAAGGGGAAGATATTCCTCTCACTGTCCTGTATGAGGATGAGGATCTTCTGGTTATCAACAAGGAACAAGGGATGGTGGTACACCCTGCAAATGGAAATATCGAACATACCCTGGTCAATGCATTGGTCCATCGATACGGCAAACAGTTCTGCGAGGAACTGCAGGATGACACAGAAGATGAACAAGAGGTAGATCTCTCCAGCCCTGCCGTACGTCCTGGCATTGTGCATCGCCTGGACAAGGATACCAGTGGGGTATTGGTGGTTGCGAGAAATCGCATAAGCCACAGACATCTCTCTGCCCAGTTCAAGGACCGAACGACGAAGAAAATCTATATTGCCTTGGTAAGAGGAGTTTTTAAGCAGAGACAGGGTATCATAGAGAAACATCTGAAACGTGACCCCAAGGACAGAAAGAAATTCACCACGTGTGCTGATGATGAAGGAAGATATGCCAAGACTGAATATCAGGTTTTAAGACAGTACCGTGGGTTTGCTCTCTTGAGGATCACACTCCACACCGGACGAACTCATCAGATCAGGGTGCATTTAAGCAAGGAAGGTCACCCGATCATCGGCGATCCCATCTATGGGAAGGATGATGGACAAACCTTGATGTTGCACGCCCTTCTTCTTGAACTTGACAATCCGTCAACCGGAGAAAGATTGCGTTTCATTGCCGCAATGCCAGAACGATTTCGCTCCTTTGTAGATTCTACTCGTCCTCTCTCCAATTCTGGCGCTCGGTCTCAATCTTACCCAACTGCAAGAGATCGTGGTTGA